One part of the Rutidosis leptorrhynchoides isolate AG116_Rl617_1_P2 chromosome 1, CSIRO_AGI_Rlap_v1, whole genome shotgun sequence genome encodes these proteins:
- the LOC139840570 gene encoding uncharacterized protein, producing the protein MASWCSCQAGNLPFMYLGLLVGCKMKKLVDWSPVIEKFNNRLAECRAKMVSFGDRITLVKSVLSRNCVDDLGIPFSSSFSRSIGDGANTSFWDDIWNGNLCFKNRFNRLYRLEINKDASVKDKLGGNFDGSEICWTWVREPSGRTAAEFSEFRRLLQSTSLDRDKSDGWQWSLDSIKGYSVKKMSTLIDGSILARENSTTETLRNRLAPKKI; encoded by the exons ATGGCATCTTGGTGTTCCTGTCAAGCGGGCAATCTACCGTTCATGTACTTGGGTCTCCTCGTGGGTTGTAAGATGAAGAAGTTGGTTGATTGGTCCCCGGTTATCGAGAAATTCAACAATCGGTTAGCGGAATGTAGGGCTAAAATGGTGTCATTCGGTGATCGAATAACTCTTGTTAAATCGGTTCTTTCTA GGAACTGTGTGGATGATCTAGGGATTCCTTTCTCTAGTTCATTCTCTCGTTCGATCGGGGATGGGGCCAATACCTCATTTTGGGATGACATTTGGAACGGTAATCTTTGCTTCAAAAATAGGTTCAACAGACTATATAGGCTGGAGATTAATAAAGACGCAAGTGTGAAAGATAAATTGGGTGGTAATTTCGACGGGTCAGAGATTTGCTGGACGTGGGTTCGTGAGCCTTCGGGTCGAACTGCTGCCGAATTCAGTGAGTTCCGTAGGCTGCTGCAGTCCACCTCCTTGGATCGCGACAAATCAGATGGATGGCAGTGGTCGCTAGACTCGATTAAGGGATATTCGGTAAAGAAAATGTCTACATTGATTGATGGCAGTATTTTAGCTAGGGAGAATTCCACCACCGAGACTCTACGGAATCGTTTGGCTCCTAAAAAAATATAG
- the LOC139875368 gene encoding phospholipase A1 PLIP2, chloroplastic-like, with product MDGLYLKTGFIGITTPITTAGEIRKTTSPITTAVNRTTASISSEKPSISSSSSSPRTTGPWGFSLKFPFNSLFAGNRNRHDAVAVDDAVLVDRKEEMKEESVLVNNNNENDENWVLKILHVRSMWNDNYRNRNDDDDDDDDDDDQHQDQEVKSSNEDEVTCDELECDACGIDDHNEPEIEFNKKSFSKLFKRVSLVEARLYSQMSYLGNLAYSIPQIKPGNLLKHYRLRFVTSSIEKKAHLAAKAEKAKEQNVDENEDEALKAEKEIVSEVEETVKTVEKEEDKGGRNLVSAFTVYHIVASAASYLHSQTKSIIPFKSSENDSGEVSMTKAEVASFMATTDSVTAVVAAKEEVKQAVADDLNSMHSSPCEWFVCDDDESMTRYFVIQGSESLASWQANLLFEPIQFEGLDVIVHRGIYEAAKGIYEQMLPEVQAYFERYGDRAKFRFTGHSLGGSLSLLVNLMLLIRQQVPLSSLLPVITFGAPSVMCGGDRLLHKLGLPRSHLQAITMHRDIVPRAFSCRYPTRVADLLKAVNGNFRNHPCLNSQNLLYAPMGEFLILQPDSKFSPSHDLLPSGSGLYVLTSPISDTVKAEKEIRAAQSVFLNTPHPLEILSDRAAYGSTGAIQRDHDMESYLKSVKSVIRQELKSVRKVRREHRGRAWWPLVAPRDNYRSRVWPGHGHVKLTNVLQTGN from the exons ATGGATGGACTCTATTTAAAAACAGGGTTTATAGGGATCACAACTCCGATCACCACCGCCGGTGAGATTCGTAAGACCACATCTCCAATTACCACCGCCGTTAACCGTACAACGGCGTCAATTTCATCGGAAAAACCGTCAATTTCGAGTTCATCTTCTTCTCCTCGAACAACAGGGCCGTGGGGATTTTCGTTAAAGTTTCCTTTTAATTCTTTATTCGCTGGTAACAGAAATCGTCATGATGCGGTGGCGGTAGACGACGCCGTTTTGGTTGATAgaaaagaggaaatgaaagaagaaAGTGttttggttaataataataatgagaacgaTGAAAATTGGGTGTTGAAAATACTTCATGTGAGATCTATGTGGAATGATAATTATAGAAatagaaatgatgatgatgatgatgatgatgatgatgatgatcaacaTCAAGATCAAGAAGTTAAAAGTAGTAATGAGGATGAGGTTACTTGTGATGAATTAGAGTGTGATGCTTGTGGGATTGATGATCATAATGAACCCGAAATCGAATTTAATAAGAAGTCGTTTTCGAAATTATTTAAAAGAGTTTCTTTAGTTGAAGCAAGATTGTATTCTCAAATGTCTTATTTGGGGAATTTAGCTTACTCCATACCTCAAATTAAG CCAGGAAATCTTTTGAAACATTATAGACTCCGTTTTGTTACTTCGTCAATCGAAAAGAAAGCCCACCTGGCAGCAAAAGCCGAGAAAGCGAAGGAACAAAATGTTGATGAGAACGAAGATGAGGCCTTGAAAGCCGAGAAAGAAATCGTCTCAGAAGTTGAAGAAACCGTGAAAACGGTTGAAAAAGAAGAAGATAAGGGAGGTAGGAATCTGGTAAGTGCATTTACAGTGTATCATATTGTGGCTTCAGCAGCATCCTATTTGCATTCTCAAACAAAGAGCATTATCCCTTTTAAGTCTTCTGAAAATGATAGTGGTGAAGTTAGTATGACAAAAGCAGAGGTTGCTTCTTTCATGGCAACCACAGATTCGGTTACTGCTGTGGTTGCTGCTAAGGAAGAAGTGAAACAAGCCGTTGCTGATGATTTGAACTCGATGCATTCATCGCCTTGTGAATGGTTTGTATGTGATGATGATGAGAGTATGACAAGATACTTTGTTATTCAAGGCTCTGAATCACTTGCTTCATGGCAAGCGAATCTTCTTTTCGAGCCTATTCAGTTTGAG GGTTTGGATGTAATTGTGCATAGGGGTATATATGAGGCTGCAAAGGGGATTTATGAGCAAATGTTGCCTGAAGTCCAAGCATACTTTGAACGATACGGTGATCGTGCTAAGTTTCGTTTCACTGGACATTCGCTTGGAGGAAGTTTATCGTTGCTTGTGAATCTTATGTTACTGATAAGGCAACAAGTCCCTCTTTCTTCATTACTTCCTGTGATAACATTTGGTGCACCGTCAGTTATGTGTGGAGGAGACCGTTTGCTTCATAAGCTCGGGTTACCAAGGAGTCATCTTCAAGCAATCACAATGCATCGTGACATCGTACCGCGAGCTTTTTCTTGTAGATATCCAACCCGTGTAGCTGACCTTTTGAAAGCGGTAAATGGGAATTTCCGAAATCACCCTTGCCTCAATAGCCAG AACTTGTTGTATGCTCCAATGGGGGAGTTCTTGATTCTACAACCGGATTCAAAATTTTCACCAAGCCATGATCTGCTTCCGTCAGGTAGTGGTCTTTACGTTTTGACCTCACCGATATCAGACACTGTAAAGGCGGAAAAGGAAATTAGAGCCGCACAGTCGGTGTTCTTGAACACACCTCACCCACTTGAGATCTTGAGTGACCGAGCCGCATACGGTTCAACGGGTGCAATCCAGAGGGACCACGACATGGAATCATACTTGAAATCTGTTAAGAGTGTGATCCGTCAAGAGCTTAAATCTGTTAGAAAAGTGAGGCGAGAACATAGAGGACGTGCTTGGTGGCCTCTGGTGGCACCACGTGATAATTATAGGAGTCGTGTGTGGCCAGGTCATGGTCATGTTAAGTTAACGAACGTGTTACAAACTGGAAATTAG